Proteins from a genomic interval of Marispirochaeta aestuarii:
- a CDS encoding L-rhamnose isomerase: protein MADRYTDAKTRYAEIGVDTEAALKRLADFSLSLHCWQADDVGGFESAGGELSGGGIQATGNYPGKARNLSELRADIETAMKLIPGKKRLNLHASYGDFGGRAVDRDSIEPEYFSSWVSWAKEQGLQLDFNCTMFSHRLADDGFTLSSKDKGIRDFWIAHVQRCREISAYMGREQGSPAVHNIWIPDGMKDYPADRFGYRGILTRSLDRIFETGYPESEVLDALESKLFGIGSEAFVVGSHDFYLAYAMSRDKMICLDMGHFHPTELVADKVSAILQFKDTLLLHVSRPMRWDSDHIVVLNDDLYFMAHEVARAAAGKSIYVGLDFFDASVNRIGAYAVGARSALKAWLAAYLEPAEELVRLEEAGNFIGRMALSERLKTMPLGDVWDRFCEMNDVPLEADYMKQVADYERDVLSRRG from the coding sequence ATGGCGGACAGATACACTGATGCAAAAACCAGGTACGCCGAGATCGGCGTTGACACTGAAGCAGCCCTTAAGCGGCTCGCTGATTTTTCCTTGAGTCTTCACTGCTGGCAGGCCGATGATGTGGGCGGTTTCGAGTCGGCGGGGGGAGAACTCTCCGGCGGGGGTATCCAGGCCACGGGAAATTACCCCGGAAAAGCCCGTAACCTTTCGGAACTCAGGGCCGATATCGAGACCGCAATGAAGCTGATCCCGGGAAAAAAGCGTCTCAACCTGCACGCCAGCTACGGTGATTTCGGCGGAAGGGCCGTGGACCGGGACAGCATCGAACCTGAGTATTTCAGCTCCTGGGTCTCCTGGGCCAAAGAGCAGGGCCTCCAGCTCGATTTCAACTGCACCATGTTCTCCCACAGGCTGGCGGATGACGGGTTTACCCTCTCCAGCAAGGACAAGGGAATCCGGGATTTCTGGATCGCCCATGTCCAGCGGTGCCGGGAAATCTCCGCCTACATGGGACGGGAACAGGGCAGCCCCGCGGTGCACAACATATGGATTCCCGACGGAATGAAGGACTACCCGGCGGACCGCTTCGGCTACCGAGGCATTCTTACCCGCTCTTTGGACAGGATCTTCGAGACAGGTTATCCGGAATCCGAGGTCCTGGATGCCCTGGAATCGAAGCTTTTCGGAATCGGCAGCGAGGCCTTTGTCGTCGGATCCCATGATTTCTATCTGGCCTATGCCATGAGCAGGGACAAGATGATCTGTCTCGACATGGGCCATTTCCATCCCACGGAGCTTGTGGCCGACAAGGTTTCCGCAATCCTGCAGTTCAAGGATACCCTGCTGCTTCATGTCTCCCGGCCCATGCGCTGGGATTCCGATCACATCGTGGTATTGAACGATGATCTCTATTTCATGGCCCACGAAGTCGCCCGGGCCGCGGCGGGAAAGAGTATTTACGTGGGCCTGGACTTTTTCGATGCCTCGGTTAACCGTATCGGGGCATACGCCGTGGGTGCCAGGAGCGCTCTGAAAGCCTGGCTCGCGGCCTACCTGGAGCCTGCTGAGGAGCTTGTCCGTCTGGAGGAGGCGGGAAATTTCATCGGGCGCATGGCCCTGTCGGAACGGCTGAAAACCATGCCCCTGGGGGATGTCTGGGACCGTTTCTGCGAAATGAACGATGTTCCCCTTGAGGCGGACTACATGAAGCAGGTTGCAGATTACGAACGCGATGTCCTGAGCAGACGGGGGTAA
- the rhaM gene encoding L-rhamnose mutarotase: MDKTIAFKMKLKPGKKEEYRRRHKELWPELTALLKENGVYDYYIFLDEETNILFAVQKVREGGGSQSLGDMPVVRKWWHYMAELMEVNPDESPVSVPLEEMFHLP, translated from the coding sequence ATGGACAAAACAATAGCTTTCAAGATGAAACTGAAACCCGGCAAAAAAGAGGAGTACCGAAGGCGGCATAAAGAACTATGGCCCGAACTTACGGCGCTCCTGAAGGAGAACGGGGTCTACGACTATTACATCTTCCTGGATGAAGAGACGAATATCCTCTTTGCGGTACAGAAGGTGCGGGAAGGAGGGGGCTCCCAGTCCCTTGGCGATATGCCTGTGGTCCGTAAGTGGTGGCACTACATGGCGGAGCTTATGGAGGTCAACCCCGACGAATCCCCGGTCTCCGTTCCTCTGGAGGAGATGTTTCATCTTCCTTAG
- a CDS encoding ABC transporter permease yields the protein MNPRNSGQAASRLNDTRPLKEKLIIFFTKWEVLLCVIFLFQGVLFSSLTPYFLDSFNLMNANFTFMEKAVVALPMILVIMSGDIDISVASIIALSSFALGAASEAGASVPQLILTGILVGVLAGAFNGFFVSYVGMPAIAVTLATQSLFRGIPQAFLGDQAYTSYPESFGYFGQGFVGDTIIPFELVLFLFLALIMWFVLHQSSYGRKVYALGNSKSAARFSGVNVQRIRFINFVLNGLFCGIAAVMLTSRIGSTRPNIAFGWDMEVITLVVLGGVSISGGKGNIFGVIVSIFLLGYLKFGMGLLNISGKIMIITTGLLLVVAVLLPMLLEQFRARRKLNY from the coding sequence ATGAATCCCAGGAACTCAGGTCAAGCCGCTTCCCGGCTGAACGACACCCGGCCCCTCAAGGAGAAACTGATTATTTTCTTTACAAAGTGGGAAGTACTCCTGTGTGTGATTTTCCTGTTCCAGGGAGTCCTCTTTTCCAGTTTGACTCCCTATTTCCTTGACTCCTTTAACCTGATGAACGCCAACTTTACCTTCATGGAGAAGGCCGTTGTAGCTCTTCCCATGATTCTGGTGATCATGAGCGGCGATATCGATATTTCCGTGGCTTCCATTATTGCCCTGTCCTCTTTTGCCCTGGGAGCAGCCAGTGAAGCGGGTGCTTCCGTACCTCAGCTGATACTTACCGGTATCCTGGTCGGAGTCCTGGCCGGGGCCTTTAACGGCTTCTTCGTCTCCTATGTGGGAATGCCGGCCATTGCGGTTACCCTGGCCACCCAGTCCCTTTTTCGAGGCATCCCCCAGGCATTTCTGGGAGATCAGGCCTACACCAGTTATCCTGAATCCTTCGGGTATTTCGGACAGGGCTTTGTGGGGGACACAATCATACCCTTCGAACTGGTGCTCTTCCTTTTTCTGGCCCTGATTATGTGGTTCGTACTCCACCAAAGCTCCTATGGGCGGAAGGTATACGCCCTGGGGAACTCCAAAAGCGCGGCCAGATTCAGCGGAGTCAACGTGCAGCGGATACGCTTTATCAACTTTGTTTTGAACGGCCTGTTTTGCGGCATCGCGGCGGTAATGCTGACCTCCAGAATCGGCTCAACCCGCCCCAACATAGCCTTCGGATGGGACATGGAGGTGATAACCCTGGTTGTTCTCGGTGGTGTCTCCATAAGCGGCGGCAAGGGGAATATCTTCGGCGTTATCGTTTCCATCTTTCTGCTGGGCTACCTCAAGTTCGGAATGGGGCTTCTGAATATTTCCGGCAAGATCATGATCATTACCACGGGACTTCTGCTGGTTGTTGCGGTACTGCTACCCATGCTGCTGGAACAGTTCCGGGCGCGGCGAAAACTGAATTATTAA